The following proteins are encoded in a genomic region of Vigna radiata var. radiata cultivar VC1973A unplaced genomic scaffold, Vradiata_ver6 scaffold_7, whole genome shotgun sequence:
- the LOC106753725 gene encoding BTB/POZ and MATH domain-containing protein 4-like, with protein MTLYNPMIDSCKGLPSLTDSLSVTETVNGTHNFELKGYSLTKGMGVGKFIESETFTVGGHQWAIYFYPDGKIPSDNGVYVSIFVALVSESTDVRALFELKLHDQSGKGNHLVYSHFGRSLENGPYTIKSRGCIWGYKRFFKRKDLETSTFIKEDCLKISCTVGVLVMSDSSTLNAIHIPESDIGTDLGMLLDHEDLCDVTFSINGERFRAHKLILGARSTVFETWFSDGLGKDNREIVLNDMEPKVFKALLHFIYKDTLMEDQELFSWQSSSYSLIPESFPAKLLAASNKFALPRLKLMCESIFCRGISIYSVPYILVLADRYHATELKPICQNFCAENYDAVVKSGGLEYIRQKCPFLRAELQTIAAGLDKFIVHYARKEPNSERGEEGSSSHISDAVNENNDPLGISFKICNGKGN; from the exons ATGACGTTGTACAACCCAATGATAGATAGCTGCAAGGGTCTGCCATCTCTGACGGATTCCTTGTCTGTAACGGAGACAGTGAATGGAACACACAATTTTGAGTTGAAGGGTTACTCTCTAACGAAGGGAATGGGCGTTGGAAAATTCATTGAAAGCGAGACATTCACAGTAGGAGGGCACCAGTGGGCCATATACTTCTACCCAGATGGCAAGATCCCCAGTGATAATGGTGTTTATGTTTCCATCTTTGTGGCCCTGGTTTCCGAGAGCACCGATGTTCGTGCGCTGTTCGAACTCAAGTTGCACGACCAAAGCGGCAAAGGGAATCATTTGGTTTATAGCCACTTTGGTCGCAGCCTCGAGAATGGCCCTTACACTATCAAAAGCCGTGGCTGCATTTG GGGATATAAGCGGTTTTTCAAACGAAAAGACCTTGAGACATCAACTTTCATCAAGGAAGACTGCTTGAAGATCAGTTGCACTGTCGGTGTTCTGGTGATGTCTGATTCTTCTACGTTAAACGCAATTCATATTCCTGAATCTGATATAGGAACAGATCTGGGAATGCTGTTAGATCATGAGGACTTATGTGATGTCACTTTCTCCATTAACGGGGAAAGGTTTCGTGCACACAAGCTTATTTTGGGTGCTCGATCAACAGTGTTTGAAACCTGGTTTTCCGATGGGTTAGGGAAGGATAATAGGGAGATAGTTCTCAATGACATGGAGCCTAAAGTTTTCAAG GCTTTGCTTCACTTTATATACAAAGACACTCTGATGGAAGATCAAGAGCTGTTTTCGTGGCAATCATCATCGTATTCTTTGATACCAGAATCGTTTCCTGCAAAGTTGTTAGCTGCATCGAACAAGTTTGCCTTGCCAAGATTGAAGCTCATGTGTGAATCAATATTTTGTAGAGGCATATCTATATATTCTGTTCCATATATTCTGGTTCTTGCAGATCGTTATCATGCTACTGAGTTGAAGCCCATCTGTCAAAACTTTTGTGCAGAAAACTATGATG CTGTGGTGAAATCTGGTGGTTTGGAGTATATTAGGCAAAAATGTCCGTTTTTGCGAGCAGAACTGCAAACTATTGCTGCTGGTTTGGACAAATTCATTGTGCACTATGCTAGGAAAGAACCAAATTCAGAAAGAGGTGAAGAAGGTTCAAGCAGTCACATTTCTGATGCTGTTAACGAGAACAATGATCCATTAGGGATTAGTTTTAAGATTTGTAATGGTAAAGGAAATTAG